The following coding sequences are from one Musa acuminata AAA Group cultivar baxijiao chromosome BXJ2-4, Cavendish_Baxijiao_AAA, whole genome shotgun sequence window:
- the LOC135585889 gene encoding uncharacterized protein LOC135585889 isoform X6, with protein sequence MMAGGKGYDSRISDWMSMLLPLAVERGICLITNMGAVDPLGAQQEVLDIASKLGLSITTAAVYEVCQEKSGPHLSKKGYGLWEGGISTYLGASPIVQCLERHKPHVVITSRIADAALFLAPMVYELGWNWNDFSLLAQGTLAGHLLECGCQLTGGYFMHPGDKYRKFSLEQLLNLSLPYAEIGYKGEVCVAKAEGSGGLLDNSTCAQQLLYEVGDPSSYITPDVVIDLRNVYFCPLSNDKVLCYGAKPSSVQFPDKLLQLVPVDCGWKGWGEISYGGFGCIRRAEAAEYLVRSWVEEVYPGIGDCIKSYIVGHDSLKATATHEGSFSMEQMDIRLRMDGLFKLKEHAVCLLQEFTALYTNGPAAGGGICTGHKKEIVLQKQLVERENIFWGFEIKKSKLIDPSKKEAIHDGSDPINTVREENKVLLISTSTSISGAISSALTAAAPSNKKIRLYQVAHSRAGDKGNDLNFSIIPHCPKDINRLKQVITKSWVKDVVSSLLDFSSFPSAEAIEQRNKKMEQVTVEIYEVPGIHSLNVVTRNILDGGVNCSRRIDRHGKTISDLILCQEVILPPLTTDDV encoded by the exons ATGATGGCTGGGGGAAAAGGTTATGACTCTCGAA TATCAGATTGGATGTCTATGCTTCTACCTTTGGCTGTAGAAAGAGGAATTTGTCTAATTACTAATATGGGTGCAG TGGATCCACTTGGTGCACAGCAAGAAGTTCTGGACATTGCAAGTAAACTTGGACTAAGTATTACTACTGCAGCCGTATATGAAGTTTGCCAGGAGAAATCAG GGCCTCATCTTTCGAAAAAAGGATATGGTCTGTGGGAAGGG GGCATAAGTACATACTTAGGCGCTTCTCCAATTGTTCAGTGTTTGGAGAGGCACAAACCACACGTTGTCATTACTTCCAGGATTGCTGATGCTGCACTATTCTTAGCTCCAATG GTGTATGAACTGGGTTGGAACTGGAATGACTTCAGTCTGCTAGCACAAGGGACCCTAGCTGGCCATCTTTTAGAGTGTGGTTGTCAACTCACTGGTGGATATTTCATGCATCCAG GAGACAAGTATCGAAAATTTTCTTTGGAACAGCTTTTGAATTTGTCACTTCCTTATGCTGAGATTGGTTATAAAGGAGAAGTATGTGTAGCCAAGGCAGAAGGTAGCGGAGGACTTCTCGACAACAGTACATGTGCCCAGCAGCTTCTTTATGAGGTTGGAGATCCTAGTTCCTATATAACTCCTGATGTG GTTATAGATTTGAGAAATGTCTACTTCTGCCCATTATCGAATGATAAAGTTCTCTGCTATGGGGCAAAGCCTTCTAGTGTTCAATTTCCTGATAAGCTTCTGCAATTGGTTCCAGTG GATTGTGGATGGAAAGGCTGGGGAGAGATATCGTATGGAGGATTTGGATGTATAAGACGCGCCGAGGCTGCAGAATATCTG GTTAGGTCATGGGTGGAAGAAGTATATCCAGGAATTGGAGATTGTATCAAATCATATATTGTTGGACATGATAGCCTGAAAGCAACTGCAACCCATGAGGGCAGTTTCTCCATGGAGCAAATGGATATTAGGCTTCGCATGGATGGTTTGTTCAAGTTGAAGGAGCATGCAGTTTGCTTACTTCAAGAGTTTACAGCTCTCTATACAAATGGGCCAGCTGCTGGTGGTGGTATTTG CACCGGGCACAAGAAGGAAATAGTTCTTCAGAAGCAACTG GTTGAACGCGAAAACATTTTCTGGGGATTTGAAATAAAGAAATCAAAGCTTATAGATCCATCCAAGAAGGAAGCTATACATGATGGATCAGATCCTATCAACACTgtaagagaagaaaataaagtTCTGCTCATCTCAACCAGCACCTCTATCAGTGGTGCGATATCCTCAGCACTCACAGCTGCTGCTCCATCCAACAAGAAGATTCGTCTCTATCAAGTCGCCCATAGCAGGGCTGGGGACAAAGGAAATGACTTGAACTTCTCCATCATCCCTCATTGTCCGAAAGACATTAATAGGCTTAAACAAGTTATAACAAAAAGTTGGGTCAAAGATGTGGTTTCATCCCTCCTTGATTTCTCCTCCTTCCCCAGTGCTGAAGCTATTGAGCAGAGAAACAAGAAGATGGAGCAGGTGACAGTCGAAATTTATGAGGTCCCAGGCATCCACTCTCTCAATGTTGTCACACGGAATATTCTTGATGGTGGCGTTAACTGTTCCCGGAGGATAGACCGGCATGGCAAAACTATATCTGACCTCATCCTGTGTCAGGAAGTCATCTTGCCTCCGTTAACAACTGATGATGTATAG